One region of Mucilaginibacter gotjawali genomic DNA includes:
- a CDS encoding GNAT family N-acetyltransferase yields the protein MLIQIQNTTPADIPAIFNLYDEAIAYQKQVGNNYWLGFGVALIEKEINENRHFKILLDGKIGGTFIITLDDKLIWKLAQDDPAVYIHRIATAQASRGNDLVKHIIEWAKTYAQQHQLSFIRMDTGSGNQRLINYYERCGFTVINTNTTVDYTPDLPAHYESGIFTLLEMAVKY from the coding sequence ATGCTGATACAGATCCAAAATACGACGCCTGCCGACATCCCGGCGATCTTCAACCTTTATGATGAGGCCATTGCTTACCAGAAACAGGTTGGCAATAACTATTGGCTCGGTTTCGGGGTGGCGCTTATTGAAAAGGAAATAAACGAAAACCGCCATTTTAAAATCCTGCTTGACGGAAAGATCGGCGGTACTTTTATCATTACACTGGACGACAAACTGATATGGAAACTTGCACAGGATGACCCTGCCGTATATATTCACCGGATTGCCACGGCACAGGCCAGCCGGGGGAATGACCTGGTTAAACATATTATTGAATGGGCTAAAACCTATGCCCAACAGCACCAATTATCCTTTATCCGCATGGATACCGGCAGCGGCAACCAACGCCTCATCAATTACTACGAACGCTGCGGCTTTACTGTTATTAATACCAATACTACGGTGGATTACACCCCCGACCTGCCTGCGCATTATGAGAGCGGGATTTTTACGCTGTTGGAAATGGCGGTTAAATATTAA